One window from the genome of Anguilla rostrata isolate EN2019 chromosome 5, ASM1855537v3, whole genome shotgun sequence encodes:
- the LOC135255276 gene encoding cryptochrome-2-like isoform X3 yields MVVNSVHWFRKGLRLHDNPSLQEALNGADTVRCVYILDPWFAGSANVGVNKWRFLLESLEDLDTSLRKLDSRLFVVRGQPAEVFPRLFKEWNVTRLTFEYDSEPYGKERDAAIIKMAQEFGVETRVQNSHTLYNLDRIIELNNNSPPLTFKRFQAIVNRLGLPKRPLTTVTKQQLDSCRTSISDNHNERYGVPSLEELGFKTHGLSPAVWKGGETEALERLSKHLDRKAWVANFERLRINICSLIASPTGLSPYLRFGCLSCRLFYYDLRELYMKVRKHSTPPLSLFGQLLWREFFYTAATNNPNFDRMEGNPICVQIPWDHNPEALAKWAEGRTGYPWIDAIMTQLRQEGWIHHLARHAVACFLTRGDLWLSWESGMRVFDELLLDADYSVNAGSWMWLSCSAFFQQFFHCYCPVGFGRRTDPSGDYIRRYIPQLKDYPNRYIYEPWKAPETVQKAANCVVGKDYPKPMINHAEGSRLNIERMKQIYQQLSHYKGLSLLASVPSIQEEAEPPMTDDSKAHSSSTSGSFATHQHRQLPVRKRGRPSELQTAEKVPQPKVQRTSTTEEKTIAMSEC; encoded by the exons ATGGTAGTGAATTCTGTGCATTGGTTTCGGAAGGGGTTGAGGCTTCACGATAATCCATCTTTACAAGAAGCTCTGAATGGTGCGGATACGGTGCGATGTGTCTATATTTTGGACCCGTGGTTCGCAGGATCGGCTAATGTTGGAGTGAACAAATGGAG ATTCCTGCTTGAATCTCTGGAGGACTTGGACACAAGTCTCAGAAAACTTGATTCGAGACTTTTTGTTGTACGGGGTCAGCCTGCAGAGGTATTTCCTCGACTTTTCAAG GAGTGGAATGTCACACGCCTCACCTTTGAGTATGACTCTGAGCCGTACGGAAAGGAGAGGGATGCCGCCATCATTAAGATGGCACAGGAATTTGGAGTGGAGACACGGGTGCAGAATTCACACACCCTCTACAACTTGGACAG AATAATTGAACTGAACAACAACAGCCCCCCACTGACCTTCAAGAGGTTCCAGGCCATAGTCAATCGCTTGGGACTCCCCAAGAGGCCCCTGACAACGGTTACTAAGCAGCAGCTGGACAGCTGTCGGACTTCCATCTCGGACAACCACAACGAGCGCTACGGTGTACCCtccctggaggagctgg GCTTTAAAACGCATGGACTGAGCCCGGCGGTGTGGAAAGGGGGCGAGACGGAGGCCCTAGAACGTTTGAGCAAACACTTGGACCGAAAG GCTTGGGTAGCGAATTTCGAAAGACTCCGGATAAACATCTGCTCACTGATTGCCAGCCCCACCGGCTTGAGTCCCTACTTGCGGTTTGGCTGTCTGTCGTGTCGCCTGTTTTACTATGATCTACGGGAGCTGTACATGAAG GTGCGGAagcactccaccccccccctctcgcttTTCGGACAGCTGCTGTGGAGGGAGTTCTTCTACACGGCCGCCACCAACAACCCCAACTTCGACCGCATGGAGGGGAACCCCATCTGCGTGCAGATCCCCTGGGACCACAACCCCGAGGCGCTGGCCAAGTGGGCGGAGGGTCGCACGGGGTACCCCTGGATCGACGCCATCATGACCCAGCTGCGGCAGGAGGGCTGGATCCACCACCTGGCCCGGCATGCCGTGGCCTGCTTCCTGACCAGGGGGGACCTGTGGCTCAGCTGGGAGAGCGGCATGAGG GTGTTTGATGAGCTGCTGCTGGATGCAGACTACAGCGTGAACGCGGGCAGCTGGATGTGGCTCTCCTGCAGCGCGTTCTTCCAGCAGTTCTTCCACTGCTACTGCCCGGTCGGCTTCGGCCGCCGCACCGACCCCAGCGGAGATTACATCAG AAGATACATACCACAGCTCAAGGACTATCCGAACAGATACATCTATGAGCCATGGAAAGCCCCAGAGACAGTGCAGAAGGCAGCAAACTGTGTGGTTGGCAAGGACTACCCCAAGCCCATGATCAACCACGCAGAGGGCAGCCGCCTCAACATCGAGAGGATGAAGCAGATCTACCAGCAGCTGTCGCACTACAAAGGGCTCA GTTTGCTGGCCTCTGTTCCCAGCATTCAGGAAGAGGCTGAGCCACCAATGACAGACGACTCAAAGGCCCACAGCAGCAGTACCAGTG GTTCGTTTGCCACGCATCAGCACAGGCAGCTGCCTGTAAGGAAGAGAGGCAGGCCATCAGAGCTGCAGACAGCTGAGAAAGTCCCCCAGCCCAAAGTTCAGCGCACCAGCACCACAGAAGAGAAG ACGATTGCCATGTCTGAATGCTGA
- the LOC135255277 gene encoding GDP-fucose transporter 1-like isoform X1: MNRTQLKRSKILRMALDGEDSVDGKTDTFLLRAIKIAFVVALYWFVSITMVFLNNALLGSHELDAPLFVTFFQCLITVALCWCMNLLSRFCPGSVDFPSIKFDPKVSREVLPLSIVFIGMITFNNLCLRNLGVAFYTVGRSLSTVFNVLMSYVILKQTTSFYALLCCGVIIGGFWLGVDQEGAEGSLSWFGIAYGVLASMCVSLNAIYTKKVLPVVDNSVWKLSYYNNINACILFIPLIVVFGEVNKIYHFNGLNDWHYWGMMMLGGIFGFAIGYVTGLQIQFTSPLTHNVSGTAKACAQTVLAVVYSGSIKSFLWWTSNAMVLGGSSAYTWVKGLEMKKTQEEPQIKSRDGV; this comes from the exons ATGAACAGGACACAGTTGAAACGCTCGAAAATTCTCAGAATGGCTCTTGACGGCGAGGATTCCGTGGATGGCAAGACGGATACCTTTTTACTGAGAGCCATCAAAATCGCTTTTGTGGTGGCCCTTTATTGGTTCGTTTCAATAACCATGGTTTTCCTGAACAATGCTCTGTTGGGTAGCCATGAACTGGACGCCCCTTTATTTGTGACATTCTTCCAGTGCCTTATTACCGTAGCGCTTTGCTGGTGCATGAACTTACTGTCAAGGTTTTGTCCGGGTTCCGTGGATTTCCCCTCAATCAAGTTCGACCCAAAGGTCTCGAGAGAAGTCTTGCCTTTGTCGATCGTGTTCATCGGAATGATCACCTTCAATAACTTGTGCCTCAGAAACCTGGGTGTTGCATTCTACACAGTTGGGAGATCGCTCAGTACGGTCTTTAATGTGCTCATGTCCTATGTGATTCTGAAGCAAACCACGTCTTTTTATGCTCTCTTGTGCTGTGGAGTCATTATAG GTGGCTTCTGGCTTGGCGTGGACCAGGAGGGGGCGGAAGGTTCTCTTTCCTGGTTTGGAATTGCCTATGGGGTGCTGGCCAGCATGTGTGTTTCCCTCAACGCCATCTATACTAAAAAGGTCTTGCCTGTGGTGGACAACAGCGTCTGGAAGCTCTCTTACTACAACAACATCAATGCCTGCATCCTGTTCATCCCACTGATTGTTGTCTTTGGGGAGGTGAACAAAATCTACCATTTTAATGGACTGAATGACTGGCATTACTGGGGCATGATGATGCTCGGTGGCATCTTCGGGTTTGCCATTGGCTATGTCACTGGCCTTCAGATCCAGTTCACCAGCCCCCTGACACACAATGTGTCTGGTACTGCCAAAGCCTGTGCACAGACCGTCCTGGCTGTGGTGTATTCTGGTAGCATTAAGAGCTTTTTGTGGTGGACAAGTAATGCAATGGTTTTGGGGGGCTCCTCTGCCTACACCTGGGTTAAAGGCCTTGAAATGAAGAAGACTCAGGAGGAACCGCAGATCAAGAGTAGAGATGGTGTATAG
- the LOC135255276 gene encoding cryptochrome-2-like isoform X2, with product MVVNSVHWFRKGLRLHDNPSLQEALNGADTVRCVYILDPWFAGSANVGVNKWRFLLESLEDLDTSLRKLDSRLFVVRGQPAEVFPRLFKEWNVTRLTFEYDSEPYGKERDAAIIKMAQEFGVETRVQNSHTLYNLDRIIELNNNSPPLTFKRFQAIVNRLGLPKRPLTTVTKQQLDSCRTSISDNHNERYGVPSLEELGFKTHGLSPAVWKGGETEALERLSKHLDRKAWVANFERLRINICSLIASPTGLSPYLRFGCLSCRLFYYDLRELYMKVRKHSTPPLSLFGQLLWREFFYTAATNNPNFDRMEGNPICVQIPWDHNPEALAKWAEGRTGYPWIDAIMTQLRQEGWIHHLARHAVACFLTRGDLWLSWESGMRVFDELLLDADYSVNAGSWMWLSCSAFFQQFFHCYCPVGFGRRTDPSGDYIRRYIPQLKDYPNRYIYEPWKAPETVQKAANCVVGKDYPKPMINHAEGSRLNIERMKQIYQQLSHYKGLMIMRPTTTSMPDATDFSGLLASVPSIQEEAEPPMTDDSKAHSSSTSGSFATHQHRQLPVRKRGRPSELQTAEKVPQPKVQRTSTTEEKAGDQ from the exons ATGGTAGTGAATTCTGTGCATTGGTTTCGGAAGGGGTTGAGGCTTCACGATAATCCATCTTTACAAGAAGCTCTGAATGGTGCGGATACGGTGCGATGTGTCTATATTTTGGACCCGTGGTTCGCAGGATCGGCTAATGTTGGAGTGAACAAATGGAG ATTCCTGCTTGAATCTCTGGAGGACTTGGACACAAGTCTCAGAAAACTTGATTCGAGACTTTTTGTTGTACGGGGTCAGCCTGCAGAGGTATTTCCTCGACTTTTCAAG GAGTGGAATGTCACACGCCTCACCTTTGAGTATGACTCTGAGCCGTACGGAAAGGAGAGGGATGCCGCCATCATTAAGATGGCACAGGAATTTGGAGTGGAGACACGGGTGCAGAATTCACACACCCTCTACAACTTGGACAG AATAATTGAACTGAACAACAACAGCCCCCCACTGACCTTCAAGAGGTTCCAGGCCATAGTCAATCGCTTGGGACTCCCCAAGAGGCCCCTGACAACGGTTACTAAGCAGCAGCTGGACAGCTGTCGGACTTCCATCTCGGACAACCACAACGAGCGCTACGGTGTACCCtccctggaggagctgg GCTTTAAAACGCATGGACTGAGCCCGGCGGTGTGGAAAGGGGGCGAGACGGAGGCCCTAGAACGTTTGAGCAAACACTTGGACCGAAAG GCTTGGGTAGCGAATTTCGAAAGACTCCGGATAAACATCTGCTCACTGATTGCCAGCCCCACCGGCTTGAGTCCCTACTTGCGGTTTGGCTGTCTGTCGTGTCGCCTGTTTTACTATGATCTACGGGAGCTGTACATGAAG GTGCGGAagcactccaccccccccctctcgcttTTCGGACAGCTGCTGTGGAGGGAGTTCTTCTACACGGCCGCCACCAACAACCCCAACTTCGACCGCATGGAGGGGAACCCCATCTGCGTGCAGATCCCCTGGGACCACAACCCCGAGGCGCTGGCCAAGTGGGCGGAGGGTCGCACGGGGTACCCCTGGATCGACGCCATCATGACCCAGCTGCGGCAGGAGGGCTGGATCCACCACCTGGCCCGGCATGCCGTGGCCTGCTTCCTGACCAGGGGGGACCTGTGGCTCAGCTGGGAGAGCGGCATGAGG GTGTTTGATGAGCTGCTGCTGGATGCAGACTACAGCGTGAACGCGGGCAGCTGGATGTGGCTCTCCTGCAGCGCGTTCTTCCAGCAGTTCTTCCACTGCTACTGCCCGGTCGGCTTCGGCCGCCGCACCGACCCCAGCGGAGATTACATCAG AAGATACATACCACAGCTCAAGGACTATCCGAACAGATACATCTATGAGCCATGGAAAGCCCCAGAGACAGTGCAGAAGGCAGCAAACTGTGTGGTTGGCAAGGACTACCCCAAGCCCATGATCAACCACGCAGAGGGCAGCCGCCTCAACATCGAGAGGATGAAGCAGATCTACCAGCAGCTGTCGCACTACAAAGGGCTCA TGATAATGAGGCCCACTACGACATCCATGCCTGATGCTACTGATTTTTCAGGTTTGCTGGCCTCTGTTCCCAGCATTCAGGAAGAGGCTGAGCCACCAATGACAGACGACTCAAAGGCCCACAGCAGCAGTACCAGTG GTTCGTTTGCCACGCATCAGCACAGGCAGCTGCCTGTAAGGAAGAGAGGCAGGCCATCAGAGCTGCAGACAGCTGAGAAAGTCCCCCAGCCCAAAGTTCAGCGCACCAGCACCACAGAAGAGAAGGCAGGTGACCAGTAG
- the LOC135255276 gene encoding cryptochrome-2-like isoform X1 encodes MVVNSVHWFRKGLRLHDNPSLQEALNGADTVRCVYILDPWFAGSANVGVNKWRFLLESLEDLDTSLRKLDSRLFVVRGQPAEVFPRLFKEWNVTRLTFEYDSEPYGKERDAAIIKMAQEFGVETRVQNSHTLYNLDRIIELNNNSPPLTFKRFQAIVNRLGLPKRPLTTVTKQQLDSCRTSISDNHNERYGVPSLEELGFKTHGLSPAVWKGGETEALERLSKHLDRKAWVANFERLRINICSLIASPTGLSPYLRFGCLSCRLFYYDLRELYMKVRKHSTPPLSLFGQLLWREFFYTAATNNPNFDRMEGNPICVQIPWDHNPEALAKWAEGRTGYPWIDAIMTQLRQEGWIHHLARHAVACFLTRGDLWLSWESGMRVFDELLLDADYSVNAGSWMWLSCSAFFQQFFHCYCPVGFGRRTDPSGDYIRRYIPQLKDYPNRYIYEPWKAPETVQKAANCVVGKDYPKPMINHAEGSRLNIERMKQIYQQLSHYKGLMIMRPTTTSMPDATDFSGLLASVPSIQEEAEPPMTDDSKAHSSSTSGSFATHQHRQLPVRKRGRPSELQTAEKVPQPKVQRTSTTEEKTIAMSEC; translated from the exons ATGGTAGTGAATTCTGTGCATTGGTTTCGGAAGGGGTTGAGGCTTCACGATAATCCATCTTTACAAGAAGCTCTGAATGGTGCGGATACGGTGCGATGTGTCTATATTTTGGACCCGTGGTTCGCAGGATCGGCTAATGTTGGAGTGAACAAATGGAG ATTCCTGCTTGAATCTCTGGAGGACTTGGACACAAGTCTCAGAAAACTTGATTCGAGACTTTTTGTTGTACGGGGTCAGCCTGCAGAGGTATTTCCTCGACTTTTCAAG GAGTGGAATGTCACACGCCTCACCTTTGAGTATGACTCTGAGCCGTACGGAAAGGAGAGGGATGCCGCCATCATTAAGATGGCACAGGAATTTGGAGTGGAGACACGGGTGCAGAATTCACACACCCTCTACAACTTGGACAG AATAATTGAACTGAACAACAACAGCCCCCCACTGACCTTCAAGAGGTTCCAGGCCATAGTCAATCGCTTGGGACTCCCCAAGAGGCCCCTGACAACGGTTACTAAGCAGCAGCTGGACAGCTGTCGGACTTCCATCTCGGACAACCACAACGAGCGCTACGGTGTACCCtccctggaggagctgg GCTTTAAAACGCATGGACTGAGCCCGGCGGTGTGGAAAGGGGGCGAGACGGAGGCCCTAGAACGTTTGAGCAAACACTTGGACCGAAAG GCTTGGGTAGCGAATTTCGAAAGACTCCGGATAAACATCTGCTCACTGATTGCCAGCCCCACCGGCTTGAGTCCCTACTTGCGGTTTGGCTGTCTGTCGTGTCGCCTGTTTTACTATGATCTACGGGAGCTGTACATGAAG GTGCGGAagcactccaccccccccctctcgcttTTCGGACAGCTGCTGTGGAGGGAGTTCTTCTACACGGCCGCCACCAACAACCCCAACTTCGACCGCATGGAGGGGAACCCCATCTGCGTGCAGATCCCCTGGGACCACAACCCCGAGGCGCTGGCCAAGTGGGCGGAGGGTCGCACGGGGTACCCCTGGATCGACGCCATCATGACCCAGCTGCGGCAGGAGGGCTGGATCCACCACCTGGCCCGGCATGCCGTGGCCTGCTTCCTGACCAGGGGGGACCTGTGGCTCAGCTGGGAGAGCGGCATGAGG GTGTTTGATGAGCTGCTGCTGGATGCAGACTACAGCGTGAACGCGGGCAGCTGGATGTGGCTCTCCTGCAGCGCGTTCTTCCAGCAGTTCTTCCACTGCTACTGCCCGGTCGGCTTCGGCCGCCGCACCGACCCCAGCGGAGATTACATCAG AAGATACATACCACAGCTCAAGGACTATCCGAACAGATACATCTATGAGCCATGGAAAGCCCCAGAGACAGTGCAGAAGGCAGCAAACTGTGTGGTTGGCAAGGACTACCCCAAGCCCATGATCAACCACGCAGAGGGCAGCCGCCTCAACATCGAGAGGATGAAGCAGATCTACCAGCAGCTGTCGCACTACAAAGGGCTCA TGATAATGAGGCCCACTACGACATCCATGCCTGATGCTACTGATTTTTCAGGTTTGCTGGCCTCTGTTCCCAGCATTCAGGAAGAGGCTGAGCCACCAATGACAGACGACTCAAAGGCCCACAGCAGCAGTACCAGTG GTTCGTTTGCCACGCATCAGCACAGGCAGCTGCCTGTAAGGAAGAGAGGCAGGCCATCAGAGCTGCAGACAGCTGAGAAAGTCCCCCAGCCCAAAGTTCAGCGCACCAGCACCACAGAAGAGAAG ACGATTGCCATGTCTGAATGCTGA
- the LOC135255277 gene encoding GDP-fucose transporter 1-like isoform X2, whose translation MALDGEDSVDGKTDTFLLRAIKIAFVVALYWFVSITMVFLNNALLGSHELDAPLFVTFFQCLITVALCWCMNLLSRFCPGSVDFPSIKFDPKVSREVLPLSIVFIGMITFNNLCLRNLGVAFYTVGRSLSTVFNVLMSYVILKQTTSFYALLCCGVIIGGFWLGVDQEGAEGSLSWFGIAYGVLASMCVSLNAIYTKKVLPVVDNSVWKLSYYNNINACILFIPLIVVFGEVNKIYHFNGLNDWHYWGMMMLGGIFGFAIGYVTGLQIQFTSPLTHNVSGTAKACAQTVLAVVYSGSIKSFLWWTSNAMVLGGSSAYTWVKGLEMKKTQEEPQIKSRDGV comes from the exons ATGGCTCTTGACGGCGAGGATTCCGTGGATGGCAAGACGGATACCTTTTTACTGAGAGCCATCAAAATCGCTTTTGTGGTGGCCCTTTATTGGTTCGTTTCAATAACCATGGTTTTCCTGAACAATGCTCTGTTGGGTAGCCATGAACTGGACGCCCCTTTATTTGTGACATTCTTCCAGTGCCTTATTACCGTAGCGCTTTGCTGGTGCATGAACTTACTGTCAAGGTTTTGTCCGGGTTCCGTGGATTTCCCCTCAATCAAGTTCGACCCAAAGGTCTCGAGAGAAGTCTTGCCTTTGTCGATCGTGTTCATCGGAATGATCACCTTCAATAACTTGTGCCTCAGAAACCTGGGTGTTGCATTCTACACAGTTGGGAGATCGCTCAGTACGGTCTTTAATGTGCTCATGTCCTATGTGATTCTGAAGCAAACCACGTCTTTTTATGCTCTCTTGTGCTGTGGAGTCATTATAG GTGGCTTCTGGCTTGGCGTGGACCAGGAGGGGGCGGAAGGTTCTCTTTCCTGGTTTGGAATTGCCTATGGGGTGCTGGCCAGCATGTGTGTTTCCCTCAACGCCATCTATACTAAAAAGGTCTTGCCTGTGGTGGACAACAGCGTCTGGAAGCTCTCTTACTACAACAACATCAATGCCTGCATCCTGTTCATCCCACTGATTGTTGTCTTTGGGGAGGTGAACAAAATCTACCATTTTAATGGACTGAATGACTGGCATTACTGGGGCATGATGATGCTCGGTGGCATCTTCGGGTTTGCCATTGGCTATGTCACTGGCCTTCAGATCCAGTTCACCAGCCCCCTGACACACAATGTGTCTGGTACTGCCAAAGCCTGTGCACAGACCGTCCTGGCTGTGGTGTATTCTGGTAGCATTAAGAGCTTTTTGTGGTGGACAAGTAATGCAATGGTTTTGGGGGGCTCCTCTGCCTACACCTGGGTTAAAGGCCTTGAAATGAAGAAGACTCAGGAGGAACCGCAGATCAAGAGTAGAGATGGTGTATAG